The genomic DNA CATCCTGTCCGGCGGCTCGCCGGGCCGCGCCTGGCGCAAGCCGGTGCGGATGGTCGACGTGGTGCGCGCCGCCGTCGGCGAGGTCGAGGACTACGCCCGGGTGATCGTCCGGCCCTTCCCCGGCACCGGTCTGCTCGGCAGCGCGGTCGCCGACGTCACCCACCTGATCGCCGAACTGGTCGAGAACGCCGCGGTGTTCTCCCCGCCGCACACCCAGGTCACGGTGCAGGGCGAGGTGGTCGCGCACGGCTTCAGCCTGGAGATCGACGACCGGGGCCTCGGCCTGAGCGAGCAGGCGCTCGAGGAGATCAACCAGCGGCTCGCGGTGGAGCAGGAGTTCGACCTCGCCGACACCGACCGGCTGGGCCTGTTCGTGGTCAGCCGGCTGGCGCGGCGGCACGGCATCCGGGTGCACCTGCGGCCCTCGCCGTACGGCGGCACCTCGGCGATCGTCCTGGTCCCGCGCGAACTGCTCGCCGACCCCTCGGAGATGGGCCCGGAGGCGGCCGCCCGCGCGGTCGCCGGCGGCCCCGACGACAGCGGCCACGGGCGCGCCCCGGCGGCCCCGGTCGGCGGCGCCGAACCGGTCCGTGCCGGCCGGGCCCACGCGGTCGGGCCGGCCCCGCTCGGCGGCCCGCGCCCCTCGGCGGCCGAACCCGCCACCACCCCCGGCGGCCTGCCCCGGCGGCGCGCGGCCGGCACCCCGGAGGCCGGCACCGGACGGCACCGCCGCGCCGAGGAGACGGACGCGCCGGTCACTCCGCCCGCGACCGTGCCGGACGCCCCGGAGGCACCGCTCCCCGCGCCCGAACCCGTTCCGGTGGCGGGCGGGTTGCTGCCCCGCCGGGTCCGTCAGGCCAACCTGGCACCGCAGTTGAAGACCGCCGCCGACGAGGGCGCCGAGCAGGGCCGCGAGCGCAGCCCCGAGGAGGCCAGGGCCACCTTCGCCTCCTTCCAGCGCGGCTTCGCCCGCGGCCGGGGCGACCGGCTGCAGCCCGCCTCGCTCACCGTGGTCCGCAACGCCCCGGAGCCGGGCGGCAGTTCGCCGCGGCCCGAGCGGCAGCCGGCACCGCAGCCGGTGCCGCCGTTCGGCGGCCCGGTCCGGCTGCGGGTCGCCCTGCCCTCGCCGCCCGTCCCGCAGGCCTTGCCGGCCGCCCCGACCCGTCCCGCCGTTCCGGCGTCCGAAGCACCACCCGCACCACCCGCACCCGCAGAAGGAACCGAATCATGACCGCAACATCACAGCCGTCCGGGGACCTCGACTGGCTCCTCAACGACCTGGTCGGCCGCGTGGCGACGCTGAGGCATGCGGTGATCCTCTCCAGCGACGGCCTGGCCACCGGCGTCTCCAGCGGCCTGGGCCGGGAGGACGCCGAGCACCTGGCCGCCGTCGCGGCGGGCTTCCACAGCCTCGCCAAGGGCGCCGGCCGGCACTTCGACGTGGGCGGTGTCCGGCAGACCATGGTCGAGCTGGACGAGGCGTTCCTCTTCATCACCGCCGCCGGTGACGGCAGCTGCCTCGCGGTGCTGAGCGACGCCGAGTCCGACGTCGGCCAGATCGCCTACGAGATGGCCCTGCTGGTCAAGCGGGTCGGCGAGCACCTGGCCGCCGAACCGCGCACCGAGACCGCCCCGCCGGGGAGATGAGCGAGGAGATGACCGAGCCGATGGGCGACGAGGACACCGAGCCGGCGCTCGACCTGTTCACCCCCCGGACCCCCGTCGACGACCGCTGGTTCGACGACGAGGCGGGGCCGGTGGTCAGGCTGTTCTCGATGACCCGCGGCCGCGCCCGGGCGGTCGACGACGGACTCTTCGACCTGATCTCCCTGGTCACCGCCGTCGACCGGTCCGGGCCGCCCGGCGCCTCCGCCGAGCCGCACCTCGACCCCGAGCACCACGCCATCCTGGCGCTGTGCCGCGAGGAGCCGCTCAGCGTCGCCGAGCTGGGCTCCTACACCGACCTGCCGGTGAGCGTCGTCCGAGTGCTGCTCGGCGACCTGCACGACGCCGACCTGATCAGCGTCACCCGGCCCGTCCAGCTCGCCGCGCAACCGGACGAGCGCCTGCTGCGGGACGTGATCAATGGCCTCCGTGCACTCTGACCCGACCTCCGACCCGGCCTCCGCCGCCGGGCAGCGGCTCTGGGGCGCGACCGCGCTCAAGGTGCTGGTCGCGGGCGGCTTCGGCGCGGGCAAGACCACCCTGGTCGGGGCGGTCAGCGAGATCCGTCCGCTGCGCACCGAGGAGGTGCTCAGCGAGCGCGGCCGCCCGGTCGACGACACCGCCGGGGTGGAGGCCAAGCGCACCACCACGGTCGCCATGGACTTCGGCCGGATCGACCTGAAGCCCGGCCTCGCGCTGTACCTGTTCGGCACCCCCGGGCAGGACCGGTTCTGGTTCGTCTGGGACGAGTTGGCGCGCGGTTCGCTCGGGGCCCTGGTGCTGGCCGACACCCGCCGGCTCGCCGACTGCTTCCCCTCGGTCGACTTCTTCGAGCAGCGCGGCATCCCGTTCGTGGTCGCGGTCAACTGCTTCGAGGGCACCGAGGCGTACGCCCCCGACGACGTGCGCGCCGCGCTCGACCTGGACCCGGCGGTGCCGGTGCTGCTGTGCGACGCCCGCCGCCGCGAGGACGGCAAGGAACTGCTGATCAGGCTGGTCCAGCACGCCTGGGGAGCGGTCGCCGCCTGACGGCCTGTCCGGGATGCGGGACGGATCTGTCCGCATGGTGACCGTTTGCTGCCGGGAGGTTGCGCCCGGTGGCGATCCCGTGGAACTCTCTGGGGGACACATTCCGACGTACCCGGGGGAGGGGCCATGACCGCGACGCGCACCCGCGCCGCCGTGCCGCCCGCCCCCGTCCTGCCGGTGCTGACCGTCCGCCGGTACATCGACCACGCGCTCTTCTGCAGCGCCTGCTGTCGCTGACTCTCCGCCAAGCCCCCATCCATCCCTGCGCTCACGGAGAGTCGCTGCCATGACGTCGTACCTGCTCGAGTCCACCTCCACCGTCACCCCGCACCTGCGTGCCGTCCGGTCCCTGCCGGCCGACACCGACCACCGCCCCCGCCCCGCCGGACTCCCCGAGGGCGCCACCGTGGTGGCCTCCCTCCCGCAGTCCGCCCTCCCGCAGTCGCTGCTCGCCCAGCTCGGAGCCGTCGGCCGGCAGCCGCTGGTCGGCTACCTCGTGGTCGTCCCCGACGAGCGCGCCGAGCAGCCCGAGCCCGCGCCGGTGGTGCCGCTGCGCCCGGCCGGCCAGGCCGGCCACGGCATCAGCGTCGACACCGAGCGGCGCACCGCGCACGCCGACGGCCGCCCGCTCGACCTCACCTACCTCGAGTTCGAGCTGCTCGCCCACCTCACCGCGCACCCGCACCGGGTGCACACCCGCGACCACCTGGTCAACGCCGTCTGGGGCTACGGCCACATCGGCGACGGCCGCACCGTCGACGTCCACGTCGCCCGGCTGCGCCGCAAGCTCGGCGCCGCCTACCGCGACTCGATCGTCACCGTCCGCCGGGTCGGCTACAAGTACGCGCCCGCCGCGGCCTGACGGAACGCCGGAGGGGGTGCGGGGCCGACGCCCCGCACCCCCTCCGCGCGCGTCAGCGGCTGAGCCGGTCGATCTCCGCCAGGTCCTCCTCGCCCAGCGGACCGGCCGCCAGCGCGTCGAGGTTCTGGTCCAGCTGGGCCACGCTGCTCGCGCCGATGATCACCGACACCACCCGCTCGTCCCGCAGCACCCAGGACAGCGCCAGCTGCGCCAGCGACTGACCGCGCCGCTCGGCGACCTTCGCCAGGGCCCGCAGCCTCTCCAGCTTCGCGCCGGTCAGCGCCTCCTCGCGCAGGAAGTGCCCGACCGACATCCGCGACCCGGCCGGCACCTCACCGCTCAGGTAGCGGTCCGTCAGCAGGCCCTGCGCCAGCGGGGAGTAGGCGATCAGCGAGGTCTGGGTGTCGCCCACCGCCTCCAGCAGGCCCTCCTCCGGACCGCGGTCCAGGATCGAGTACCGCGCCTGGTTCATCAGCACCGGCGTCCCCAGCTCGCGCAGGATCGCCACCGCCTCCCGGTGCTGCTCCGCCGGGTAGTTGGAGATGCCCGCGTACAGCGCCCGGCCCGACCGCACCGCCGAGTCCAGCGCCCCCATCGTCTCCTCCAGCGGAGTGTCGGGGTCGTGGCGGTGCGAGTAGAAGACGTCCACGTAGTCCAGACCCATCCGGGTCAGCGACTGGTCCAGGCTCGCCAGCAGGTACTTGCGGCTGCCGCCGTCACCGTAGGGGCCCGGCCACATGTCGTAGCCCGCCTTCGAGGCGATGAACATCTCGTCCCGGTACGGGCGGAAGTCCTGCGCGAACAGCGTGCCGAAGTTCTTCTCCGCACTGCCGTACGGCGGGCCGTAGTTGTTCGCCAGGTCGAAGTGGGTGACACCCCGGTCGAACGCCCGGCGCAGCACCGCCCGCTGGACGTCCAGCGGCTGGGTGTCGCCGAAGTTGTGCCACAGCCCGAGCGAGACGGCGGGCAGCTGCACGCCGCTGCGCCCGGCCCGGCGGTAGGTCATCGAGGCATAGCGGTCATCCGCGGCAAGGTAGGTCATGGCGCCCATCCTGCCAGGCCACCCCCGCCGGTCGGGACCAACGGCCCTGTCCGGCCGCCGCCCGCCCGCCGTACCCTGAAGGCCCCGACGCCCCCGAGAGGAGCCCCGGATGCCCGACCGCCCCGACATCACCGACCGGGCCGACCTCGAACGGCTGCTCCGCCGCTTCTACGCCGCCGCCTTCGCCGACCCGCTGATCGGCCCCTGGTTCACCGAGATCGCGCGGCTCGACCTGGAACGCCACCTCCCGCACATCACCGACTTCTGGGAGAGCGCCCTGCTGCGCACCGCCGAGTACCGGCGCAACGCCTTCGCCCCCCACCAGGCCCTGCACCGGCGGCAGCCGCTCACCGCCGAGCACTTCGGGCGCTGGGTGCAGCTCTGGCGCGCCGCCGTCGACGGCGCCCACACCGGCCCGCTCGCCGACCGGGCCAAGGCCCAGGGCGAGCGGATCGCCGTCGCGATGCTCCGCCGCACCGCCGGCCCGGACACCGACGGCCCGGGGCAGGGCTTCGTCCCGCTCGCCGCCGTCCTGCTGCGCACCTGAGCCCGGCCACCCGGCACGGGTCCGGGGCGGCGGTTCCCCCTCCCGGGTGGAACCCGCGCCGCCCCGCCCCCGGGTCCCCCGCCCCCGGTCACCACCCGCCTAGGGTGCGGACCATGCCCCCGCGCACCGCCGCCGCCCGCCCGCCGCTCACGGGGCGGCAACCGTGACCGTGCACCTGCGCCGCGCGTACGACCCGCCCGAGGAGGGCGGCGGGCCGCGGGTCCTGGTCGACCGCCTGTGGCCGCGCGGCATCCGCAAGGAGGACGCGGCGATCGACGACTGGCCGAAGGCCGTGACACCTTCCGACGAGCTGCGCCGCTGGTTCCACGGCCCCGACGGGCAGTGGGAGGAGTTCGTCCGCCGGTACGAGGCGGAGCTGGCCGAACCGGAGGCCGCCGCCGAACTCGCCCGGCTGCGCGCCCTCTCCGCCCGCGGCCCGCTCACCCTGGTCACCGCGGTCAAGGACCCGACACGCAGCCACGCCTCCGTCCTCGCCTCGCACCTGGCACCCGGGGACGCGTGTTAGACCGGAGGCATGAGCAAGCCTTCGATCAGCCGCGACGAGATCCGCCGCCTGGCCCAGCTGAGCCCGTTCGAGCTGAAGGGCCGGTTCATCGAGCTCGCCGAGGCGTACCGGCGGGCCCGGCCCGGCCAGAAGGAGAAGTCCGCCGCCCACCTGCTCAACGCCGGCCGCGGCAACCCGAACTGGATCGCCACCGGCCCGCGCGAGGCCATGCTCGCCCTCGGCCACTTCGCCCTCACCGAGTCCCGCCGGGTCTGGACCGCCGACGACCTCGGCGGCATGCCCGAACGGCAGGGCATCGCCGAGCGCTACGACCGCTTCGCCCGGACCAACCCGGGGCTCCCCGGCATCGAGCTGCTCACCGACTCGATCCGGCTCGCCGTGGACCGCTTCGGCCTCGACCGC from Kitasatospora terrestris includes the following:
- a CDS encoding roadblock/LC7 domain-containing protein, producing the protein MTATSQPSGDLDWLLNDLVGRVATLRHAVILSSDGLATGVSSGLGREDAEHLAAVAAGFHSLAKGAGRHFDVGGVRQTMVELDEAFLFITAAGDGSCLAVLSDAESDVGQIAYEMALLVKRVGEHLAAEPRTETAPPGR
- a CDS encoding DUF742 domain-containing protein, with amino-acid sequence MSEEMTEPMGDEDTEPALDLFTPRTPVDDRWFDDEAGPVVRLFSMTRGRARAVDDGLFDLISLVTAVDRSGPPGASAEPHLDPEHHAILALCREEPLSVAELGSYTDLPVSVVRVLLGDLHDADLISVTRPVQLAAQPDERLLRDVINGLRAL
- a CDS encoding ATP/GTP-binding protein, with the protein product MASVHSDPTSDPASAAGQRLWGATALKVLVAGGFGAGKTTLVGAVSEIRPLRTEEVLSERGRPVDDTAGVEAKRTTTVAMDFGRIDLKPGLALYLFGTPGQDRFWFVWDELARGSLGALVLADTRRLADCFPSVDFFEQRGIPFVVAVNCFEGTEAYAPDDVRAALDLDPAVPVLLCDARRREDGKELLIRLVQHAWGAVAA
- a CDS encoding winged helix-turn-helix domain-containing protein, which translates into the protein MTSYLLESTSTVTPHLRAVRSLPADTDHRPRPAGLPEGATVVASLPQSALPQSLLAQLGAVGRQPLVGYLVVVPDERAEQPEPAPVVPLRPAGQAGHGISVDTERRTAHADGRPLDLTYLEFELLAHLTAHPHRVHTRDHLVNAVWGYGHIGDGRTVDVHVARLRRKLGAAYRDSIVTVRRVGYKYAPAAA
- a CDS encoding aldo/keto reductase, producing the protein MTYLAADDRYASMTYRRAGRSGVQLPAVSLGLWHNFGDTQPLDVQRAVLRRAFDRGVTHFDLANNYGPPYGSAEKNFGTLFAQDFRPYRDEMFIASKAGYDMWPGPYGDGGSRKYLLASLDQSLTRMGLDYVDVFYSHRHDPDTPLEETMGALDSAVRSGRALYAGISNYPAEQHREAVAILRELGTPVLMNQARYSILDRGPEEGLLEAVGDTQTSLIAYSPLAQGLLTDRYLSGEVPAGSRMSVGHFLREEALTGAKLERLRALAKVAERRGQSLAQLALSWVLRDERVVSVIIGASSVAQLDQNLDALAAGPLGEEDLAEIDRLSR
- a CDS encoding group III truncated hemoglobin, translating into MPDRPDITDRADLERLLRRFYAAAFADPLIGPWFTEIARLDLERHLPHITDFWESALLRTAEYRRNAFAPHQALHRRQPLTAEHFGRWVQLWRAAVDGAHTGPLADRAKAQGERIAVAMLRRTAGPDTDGPGQGFVPLAAVLLRT
- a CDS encoding DUF488 domain-containing protein; protein product: MTVHLRRAYDPPEEGGGPRVLVDRLWPRGIRKEDAAIDDWPKAVTPSDELRRWFHGPDGQWEEFVRRYEAELAEPEAAAELARLRALSARGPLTLVTAVKDPTRSHASVLASHLAPGDAC